CGTCAAGCCCGGTTACTGATTCAGGAAATCAATGCGATAAACCTGCTCTCCAAAAAGTGGGTAGCAGGTCTGCAAGATCGATTTAAAAATGAAAAAGATGAAATGCTCGCACTCAGATATCTGACAGCCTTGCATGCCGCCGGAGTTTCAAAACCCGAGACATTGCTCAGGGATCCACGGGAGTCGATAAGAGTGCAGGCCATTCACCTTCTACGGGAAAAAGAAACGGTATCCGTCACTGAACTGCCCGGCCTTGTTGAAGCTGCACGCAACGATTCCGCACGTGTCCGCCTCGCCATTGTTTCGCTGCTGCCAAAACTTGATTTGGAATCCCGGCTTTCCGTCGCAGAATATCTTTTGGCTTATACTGAGGATGACGAAGACCACAACTACCCATTGATGTTGTGGTATAACATCGAACCGATAGTTGCCAACGCAGAGGAGGTTAGCATAAAACGCCTTTTAACGTCGTGTCGAATTCCGGAAATCAGACGGTTCATAATCCGCAGGCTCGGAGAAAATTACGAAACGAACAAAGGCCTGATATCCCGTCTTTTACTTGGATCCCCCGAAGACATCAATACACACATAGCCGGACTAGCCGACGCGCTTGAAGGTGTGCCGAAGGCACTACCACCACCTCAATGGAAGGCGATTTCCAAGATGGCCGCTGACTCACCTTACGTAAATCAACTGGGCGCAATTTTTGGAGACGGCAGAGCACTCACAAGCCTGATCGAAATTGTTGATGACAGTACAGCCGATCCCAATGCTCGTCGTTCCGCGATTCGCAATCTTGCAACTTCGAATTTACCCAACTTGAAATCTCACCTGTTGCGCTGGATCGAACAAGATCAACTGGCCGGAATTAGCGCTCAAGCCCTCGCTCGTTTTCCTGACGTGGAGGTCGGCCGAAAAATGCTGGAGCGCTTTGGAAACATGATGCCCGCAGAGCAGGACACAACTATAGACGTCCTGGTGTCGCGCGCCGAATGGGCCGGGTTGTTGCTCGATAAGGTGGCTGAAAGGCGGTTTGCCCCAGATATATTAAATTCGATTCAGGCTCGGCAAATAGTCGCGTTAGGCGATCGATCTTTGACCAAGCGACTTTCTCGGCTATGGGGAGATATTAATCCCCTAGGCGCTGATGCCGCAAATTCTGAGTTGGAAAAGAAAATCAGGACCCTAATTACCGCCGATTCACTGCGAAAGGCCGATACAAGCGCCGGCAGAGCACTGTTCAGCCAACGGTGTGGCAGTTGCCATCAGTTATATGGAGAAGGCAGCATACTTGGGCCCGACCTCACAGGATCCGGTCGAAATGAACTCGATTACCTTTTGGAAAACATTTTGCATCCAAACGCGGTTGTGCCTGCCGGGTACAAGTTATCCACGGTCAAGCTAAAGGACGGTCGAACTTTATCAGGCTCCATTTCCGCCCAAACGGACAAACGGATTTCACTCAACCTTGTGGGGGCACAGAAGCCGATGCTGTTAGCAAACTCCGAAATCGAGGCCATAGAAACTTCGAGTCAGTCACTCATGCCAGCGGGTCTTTTAAACGATCTCAGCAATGAACAATTGCCCGACTTTTTCGCCTATATGATGGGTGATCACCAAGCTCCGCTTAAAGAATAAACTTTTCGAAATTATTTTAGGCTATGGCAACTATCAGTCTCAATTCCACCATTTCGACGGAATCGTTAAGAAACGACTCAATCGCTTCTGCATAATGATCTACCTGTTTGGTCACACAGGTCATAATTCCGGTTCGATCTTTTTTGCGTGGTATCCGCACGTCGATCATGGTTGCCAGTTCTCACGTCGATCCCATACTCAGTTCAAATATTTACCCGCCCCAATTCATAACATCACACCCATGAAAAATCTTATCGTCAGATCAGTTATTGCCTTAACGCCGGTAATTCTCGTTTCGATTCCTCTTTCCGCTCAAGTCAGAACAGAAAAAACGGCTGAAGCGGTTCATGTTTTCGTAAGTGACAGCCCGGTGCTTACCTACAACACCGAGACGGTCCAACCACCAGCGGGAATGGACAAAAATTATGCACGAAGCGGTTTCATTCATCCGCTCTACTCTCCTGCCGGCAAAGTTTTAACTGACGCGTTTCCAGTTGGTCACGTGCATCAGCACGCAATTTTCAATGCCTGGACTCAGACAACATTTCACCACGAAGTGGTAGATTTCTGGAATCAGCTTGGGGGCACCGGCACTGTCAAGCACACCAAACTCGGAACCGTAAAAGACAATTCCTTCGAGGCGTACCTGCAACAGGTCAGTGTAAAACAGGGGCCGGCTATAGACGAGGAGTGGGAAGTAAAAGTAAGGGACAGCAGTGATCCATTCATCATAGACATCGAGATAGAGCAGGAATGTGCGACAGAAAACGAAGTTTACCTGCATCCTTACCACTATGGAGGATTCGCTTTTCGCGGCAGTGCACATTGGAGCCCGGAAGACGAGGCACATTATGAAGGATCGATGAAGATATTAACCGGACAAGGCGTTAGCAGCATTGAAGAAAGCAATCATACGCGTCCGAAGTGGGTTGCGGTATACGGCACGATTGACAGAGCGCAGGCTGGATTTGTTATCATGGATCACCCGTCCAACTTTCGTTACCCACAACCGGTGCGGGTGCATCCGAAAATGCCATATTTCGTTTTTAGCCCGGTAATTGAGGGGTCGTTTATCCTGAAACCCGGTTTTACCTATACCGCCCAATACCGAATTGTTACTTTCGACGGTGTACCAGCGGCAGACACAATTGAGAAGTGGTATAAGGCGTATATCGGGAAAGGTGGTAAGTAGCAAAATGGGAGGTTTCGGGTGTCAGGACGTGCCATCGCTTTGCTGTAGGCCAAGGCCTCGCAGTATTCGCGACTTTACGCTACGGGGCAGAAATAAGGGTCGGGGCAGAAATAAGGGTCGATGTTCATATTTCATATTAAGAAAGGGATGAGCAAACGACCTTAGGTCTTCCAACTACGCTTTACAAGCTACGAAGGACACGGTGATTTTTGACAAGAGGAGGTAGCCAGAAACTGCCATGCCCTTAAATGAGTATGGGCAACACTCTTTTAAGGAATGGCTCGTTGTGTTTCTTTTACTTTATTGCTTCTCGTCCCAATAGGCGGCCACGGCGATGGCTGCTAAATCGCCTATTCGTTCTCCGAGTTCTGCGGGCATCACCTCGCAAGCGGATAGAGCCGGCGAGAGCGCCTCTCTCTCGAGCGACGCGAGCATCGCTGGTTCAATCCATGGTCGGGCTCGAGGATAAATGCCGCCGATCAAGATCCGTTCGGGATTGAGAATATCGACCAGAACGGCCAAGCCGCGTCCTAGTTGTTCGCCAAAACGGGCGAATGCCTTCAATGCGGCTTCATCTCCCTGGTGGGCCAGTTTCGCCGCTTCCTTTGCGGACATGCCGGCCCATTGTGCGAAACCTCCGCCGCTGCACCAGCCTTCGAAGGACCCGCTCTTTCCGTAGCCGATCGGGCCATCATCGGTAAGACGCATGTGACCGATTTCACCGGCGAAGCCGTTGGTCCCTTCGAGGATTTGCCCATTGCAAACGATGCCTGATCCCATTCCGGTACCGCAGGTTAAAAATGCGAAGTTGTCGCAATTCCGTCCTCCTCCATACCTGCCTTCCGCGAGGGCTCCAGCATTGGCATCGTTCATTAAGTAGGTGGGCAGTTGAGAAGCTTTATGGGCGAGTTGAACGATAGGAACCGCGTCCCAGCCGGGCAAGTTGGGCGGGCTGAGAACGATTCCCTTCTTCGAATCCAAAGGACCCCCACAGGAGATTCCGACTCCGTAAAGCGAATCGCCGTAGCGTTTGGACAACTGTTCAACTTGAGTCAGAATCCATTCGCAGGTGGGTTCGAAGCTCGCGGTTGCCACTTCTTCGCGTGCTAAAATCTCGCCTTCATCAGTGCCGACGAGAACGGCGCATTTGGTCCCGCCGATGTCGATTCCCAAATAGTGTCGCCCTTTATTCATGCCCTAGCTTTGTTTCGACTA
This Verrucomicrobiota bacterium DNA region includes the following protein-coding sequences:
- a CDS encoding PmoA family protein, translating into MKNLIVRSVIALTPVILVSIPLSAQVRTEKTAEAVHVFVSDSPVLTYNTETVQPPAGMDKNYARSGFIHPLYSPAGKVLTDAFPVGHVHQHAIFNAWTQTTFHHEVVDFWNQLGGTGTVKHTKLGTVKDNSFEAYLQQVSVKQGPAIDEEWEVKVRDSSDPFIIDIEIEQECATENEVYLHPYHYGGFAFRGSAHWSPEDEAHYEGSMKILTGQGVSSIEESNHTRPKWVAVYGTIDRAQAGFVIMDHPSNFRYPQPVRVHPKMPYFVFSPVIEGSFILKPGFTYTAQYRIVTFDGVPAADTIEKWYKAYIGKGGK
- a CDS encoding ROK family protein, with amino-acid sequence MNKGRHYLGIDIGGTKCAVLVGTDEGEILAREEVATASFEPTCEWILTQVEQLSKRYGDSLYGVGISCGGPLDSKKGIVLSPPNLPGWDAVPIVQLAHKASQLPTYLMNDANAGALAEGRYGGGRNCDNFAFLTCGTGMGSGIVCNGQILEGTNGFAGEIGHMRLTDDGPIGYGKSGSFEGWCSGGGFAQWAGMSAKEAAKLAHQGDEAALKAFARFGEQLGRGLAVLVDILNPERILIGGIYPRARPWIEPAMLASLEREALSPALSACEVMPAELGERIGDLAAIAVAAYWDEKQ